The Niastella koreensis GR20-10 genome includes a window with the following:
- a CDS encoding response regulator transcription factor, producing MLSKLINIAIVDTHTLFRKTLKNYISDQRNMNVVIQSPNISDLLSKLKDFEVHILLMEVYVPEQNGVDAVKNIKSKYPDIKILALSTCTEMNSLNELLDAGVYGIISKTDEPDELIRAIEAISEKGIYRSALFTEIMYWNKQHNLMSNKETTTVSLNKRESEMLQLLWEEKSNKEIAGYLYLSVRSVEKIRQDLKEKLGVKSTIGLIKYGINKKIIKVTSPVYTKWLQP from the coding sequence ATGTTATCTAAGCTGATTAACATTGCCATTGTTGACACGCACACTTTGTTTAGAAAGACCCTAAAAAACTACATTTCTGATCAAAGGAATATGAATGTTGTTATACAATCGCCCAACATCTCGGATCTCCTAAGCAAACTGAAAGATTTTGAAGTTCATATTCTGCTTATGGAGGTATACGTGCCCGAACAAAACGGTGTTGATGCAGTGAAAAACATCAAAAGTAAATACCCTGATATCAAGATCCTGGCCTTATCAACATGCACCGAAATGAATTCTTTAAACGAATTGCTTGACGCCGGCGTATATGGCATCATTTCAAAAACAGACGAACCCGATGAGCTTATACGTGCTATTGAGGCCATCTCGGAAAAGGGAATATACCGCAGCGCGCTTTTTACGGAAATAATGTACTGGAATAAACAGCATAACTTAATGTCGAATAAAGAGACAACAACTGTTTCATTAAATAAAAGAGAAAGCGAGATGCTGCAGCTATTGTGGGAAGAAAAAAGCAATAAAGAAATAGCTGGCTATTTATATTTAAGTGTAAGGTCGGTAGAAAAGATAAGGCAGGACCTGAAAGAAAAACTGGGCGTAAAGTCTACCATCGGCCTGATAAAATATGGCATCAATAAAAAAATAATAAAAGTTACCTCACCCGTTTACACCAAATGGCTACAGCCTTGA
- a CDS encoding UpxY family transcription antiterminator, protein MTTTFHKGWYLIYTKPRHEKKVHSRLNELQINSLLPVKKTLRTWHDRNKYIDQPLFPSYIFIYLNNMQNYYDGIDIDGSLYYVKTGKQMAQVSEMVVNNIKLITDQVDELEVSDDRFQPGRKLVIAKGALTGLSCEVVEFNNKQKLLVRVDLLKRNILIALPEDHFIAL, encoded by the coding sequence ATGACCACTACATTTCACAAAGGCTGGTACCTTATCTATACAAAGCCACGCCATGAAAAAAAGGTTCATTCCAGATTAAATGAACTTCAGATCAATTCGTTACTGCCTGTGAAAAAAACGCTCAGAACATGGCACGACCGGAACAAATATATTGACCAGCCACTTTTCCCCTCCTATATTTTTATTTATCTGAACAACATGCAGAACTATTATGATGGAATAGACATAGATGGTTCCCTGTACTATGTAAAAACAGGCAAGCAAATGGCGCAGGTAAGCGAAATGGTCGTCAATAACATAAAGCTTATCACCGACCAGGTAGATGAGCTTGAAGTATCGGACGATCGCTTTCAGCCGGGCAGGAAACTGGTGATCGCCAAAGGTGCTTTAACAGGTCTTTCCTGCGAGGTGGTTGAGTTCAATAATAAACAAAAGTTGCTGGTAAGAGTAGATCTGCTGAAAAGAAATATACTTATCGCCTTGCCGGAAGACCATTTTATTGCCCTATGA